The genomic window ATGCCCTACATGTATGTCCTATAATCAGCAAATAGTTAATTGACTAATTATCTGTCGCCAAACATCAAATGATCTCATGTCTTTCTGCCCCAACAGGTAAATAGAAATGTATTCAGAGAACTGGACCCAAGTAACAGAATTTGTCCTGATTGGTTTCCCTGGTAGCTGGGGCCTTCAGCTCATACTATTCTTGGGACTTCTGGTGACATATGTAGTGACAATCATGGGGAACGTGCTCATCATTGTACTTAGCTGGTCTGACCACCGCCTACAAACCCAGATGTATTTCTTCCTGAGAAATCTGTCCCTCCTAGAGTTGGCATGGGTCTCTGTTGTGGTCCCCAAAATGATGGCCAGCCTCCTCACCAGAGACTATTCTATCTCTTTTGCTGCCTGCATTATGCAGTCctacctttattttctctttggcacCACTGACTTTTTCCTCTTGGCTGTCATGTCCCTGGATCGTTATCTGGCCATCTGTCGTCCATTACACTATGAGACCCTCATGAATGGTCCCATCTGTGTTAGGTTAGTGATAGCCTCCTGGATTTCTGGCTTCCTTTGGGTGCTCTCTCCTACCATTCTGATGGCTAGTCTGCCTTTCTGTGGCCCTAATGTCATTGACCACTTCTTCTGTGATAGTTGGCCACTTATGCGGCTCTCTTGTGCAAATACCCAACTTCTGGAGTTAGTTGCTTTTATACTTTCCACAACTGTTCTTCTGGGCTCCTTGGCACTAACTTCTGTCTCCTATGGCTGCATCTTTCTTACTGTCTTCCGGGCTCCAACAGCTGCAGAAAGGAGGAAAGCATTTTCCACTTGTGCATCACATCTTGCGGTAGTTATCATTGCCTATGGCAGCTCCATCTTCCTCTATATTCGCATATCTGAGACCCAATCTCTGTTCCTTAAGAAAGGGGCCTCAGCCTTGGCATGCATCATCACCCCTCTTCTGAATCCATTCATCTTTAGCCTCCGTAATGATAAAGTGAAGCAGGCCCTACGAGACGCCTTGAGGTGTCACAGGAACATAGGCATCAGAAGGCTATGAGGAATTTGGGACGAAGTGTGAGCTTTTCTTTGCAGTTTGGGAGACAAAAGTCCCAAGCAATGGACTAACATTGTCTCCTGGAATCAATGAAGCGGTTTAATGGTTAAGCATTGAAAAAGAGTCTTTATTCAAAAGCACTGGAAAGGAATCATCGATTTGGGCTTATTTTTAGCCACAAAAAAAGGAAAGCCTTCTTTAGATCTTATAAACCTTCAATATAGTCACCTTTAACTTGAAATGATGGAATTGTGGTCTAGCACAAAGTGTACAGGTTTTTACAGGGGTGCAAAAAATCTTAATTATTACTAGTGTGGCATAAAGTCAAGTAAGTTTCCACTTATGAACTTGACctttcattcataaaataatcttttttggGGGTATGGGAGGCATACTTGTTCTTTCTAAGGCAAAATGTTGTATTATGGAATTCTTATATAAAAATTACCTGTAGATTCATAACTAGAAGCTAAGTTTTATGCAGTCAATAACTAGGCTGGAGAATGTTTTCAGTACCTTGGTAGAGGCCAGTCCAAATAGCAATGAATTTAGAAAAGGGGCAATATATCCTCTAGAGAGAACCTCAGTGCCCCCACAAAGTTCATGATGGTAAAATATTCACCAGTAAAATGATGTTATGGCAATGGGACTCTGACAGTGAGATCTTCCAAGCAAATATAGCTGTGCTGAGTTACTAAGAACTGATGACAAGGGttaggataaaaaataaagagttgtGCTAAGTGTTACCAGCTGCTGgaaaatcttaaaaaacaaacaattagaTCTGTGATGTCTACATGGCATGCAAATGAATTTTTCTGATTGATGGGGAAAAACATTACCCTTCCAGTTATAGAGAAATTAGACATTCTCAATATTGTCATGTTGTGACAAAACTCTGTCCCTGTGTAGTTATGGTTCTAagtaaaagcaaataaatattgAATATACATATGTCTAGAATAGATTTAGCAAGCTTTAATGATTATTATATGGAATGCCTAACAATCTGTGTACCTCAGCTGTCCCATCtatgagaagaaaagaatggtTTGCGGATGGATAATGCATCTTCAAATTGGAATTAGAGTAACATAGAGGAGTAGAAAGAGCCCTGCATTTGGAATGAAGAGCCTCTGACATCTATGATCGGTATGACCATGGCtacttaatctttctgagtctcaatttcttcatccatcaCATAGATACTATTTCTTTTACTCCCTATTTCTAAGATTATATTGGTGattaaacagaaatattgtaaataaaatactttgcaagccttaaaggcCCATATAAATTCTGGATATTTTTTATTACTTGGGGTTTATTTAAACTTCTAAAGGGaaagaattgttttgcttttatgcACCTTTCTTACATAAGTCTCAGAAAATTCCTAGTTTCTCTCAAGGATCATAATATATGATATCTCCAATGAAGAGTCTTTTTGGTGCCTCCATATTGTTTGTACTTCCTCATTCTTTTATGTGTATGTTTGcaagtgtgtgtgtgcatgcatatatatatatatatatatatatatatatattcatatatacacacacataatacaTAGAGCAGGATTACTTGGGAAAGTTGGAGACTGTTGGTCtgtaccagtgatggcaaaccttttagagaccaagagcccaaactacaaccctcatgctacatgtgagccccccaacccctcccttaccccagacaggggaaggagaaagcattcccattgagctgctgggcagaggggcaggtgatgtgagaaatgtcctcaggcacatgtggagagcaGAAGGGAGTGGcaccctctggcacatgtgctatAGGTATGCCAACATGGGTATATATCATTCTATTTAAAGCATTTGGAGGCTCATACTAAGCTAATCAAAGCACCAAGGGCACTAGCCCCTAATGAGAATAGTCCACTAGATGTTTATCTAGGCTTATTTCAAGTTCTAAAGGTCCTATTTATATCCACCAAAACAAATAAGAAACTGTGTAGAGAACAGAACCAATTAAACTTTCTTTATCAGAGGTATAGACTTTGTCCCAATTAAGGAATCAATTTTGCATTCAACTCTTGCCTTAACCTATCAATGACTCCTGCCACTGAAATGGGATTACACATACATAGAAACACATTTACACTAAGTTATGGAGCCCTGTGAACTAAGTGGAAAAGGACTTATTGTAGAACATTGATAAAATGGTAGGTATTTAGACATCAGTCATTTTCTCCTCTTGAAACAAACTCACTAAAGCATTAGTTATACATAGAATTAGGAGGGTAAAATCCAAAATTATATTGAATAAtctgaagaaatgaagaatatgtCCCTTTAAAATTGTCTTCTTGTGGGTatatggagaaataaaatattaaaacatttgcTCCCAGAACTAGCCAAAGGATTAACACTAAATATTCCCCTACAAGAAATAATTGTCAGTAAATAGTCCCCAGTTTGTGTGTGCTCTCAAACTAAGCTAATAAATTTTGAGAGGAAACTAACAAGAATCTAAACATGTGGATGATGCTAACTTCTCATTCAAATTGCACAGCACATACATGGTGAAGATCCATATATACTCACTATACTACTTTTCCACTTCAGACAACTTATCTTTCACTGTATTATCACTACCCTGATCCCAGGAAAATCCGTCTTATGACTTCCCTACATCTGGTAATGGCACCATTATTCCAATAAAAATGGCAGATTTAGAGGGTTAGAAGG from Monodelphis domestica isolate mMonDom1 chromosome 4, mMonDom1.pri, whole genome shotgun sequence includes these protein-coding regions:
- the LOC100023657 gene encoding olfactory receptor 6T1-like, with amino-acid sequence MYSENWTQVTEFVLIGFPGSWGLQLILFLGLLVTYVVTIMGNVLIIVLSWSDHRLQTQMYFFLRNLSLLELAWVSVVVPKMMASLLTRDYSISFAACIMQSYLYFLFGTTDFFLLAVMSLDRYLAICRPLHYETLMNGPICVRLVIASWISGFLWVLSPTILMASLPFCGPNVIDHFFCDSWPLMRLSCANTQLLELVAFILSTTVLLGSLALTSVSYGCIFLTVFRAPTAAERRKAFSTCASHLAVVIIAYGSSIFLYIRISETQSLFLKKGASALACIITPLLNPFIFSLRNDKVKQALRDALRCHRNIGIRRL